In Thauera aromatica K172, one DNA window encodes the following:
- a CDS encoding SurA N-terminal domain-containing protein — MFEAIRNNKRVAQLILAILIVPFAFFGMDAYFSDSPTGSEVATVGGTAISAYEFDQALREQQDRLRANAGGQLDRALLESAELRRAVLDNLVNQRVLALYAAENRFVVTPQQLQETITAVPAFQEEGRFSLQRYEAVVRAQGMTPASFEARLAQDVRVQQIVTALGDAGLVPKASAQRFMNAQLEERKVRELRFPVARLAADIAVADEEVTAFYEANPARFERPARLQAEYLVFDRAAVERRVEVGEDAVRAFYEGNPERFGVAEERQARHILLALESGADEATVEKVMGEARALVDTLRSDPSRFADIARDKSQDPGSAGRGGDLGFFGRGMMVGAFEDAVFAQEKGRIGDPVRSEFGVHIIQVTDIKPAAVKPFDEVREEIRAELRAQEAGRRFAELAEQFANTVYEQPDSLAPAAEALGLEVRSSDWISRSGGSEPFANERLLEAVFSDDAVKNGRNTEAIEVGNGTLVSARVKVFEAAQRLPLDEVRARIVDELRRERGQRLAAEQGAQTLARLQQGEPATAAWSEERSLQRGAPGLPAAAMQAVFSAPSTALPAHVGVSLAEGDYVIYRIEAVERPQIAADDPRIGAVAAQYGQLLAARDFGAFLASLRQRYEVEIKPAALQPQQSQ; from the coding sequence ATGTTCGAGGCCATTCGCAACAACAAGCGGGTTGCCCAGTTGATTCTGGCGATCCTCATCGTTCCCTTTGCCTTCTTCGGCATGGATGCCTATTTCAGCGACTCGCCCACCGGCAGCGAGGTCGCCACCGTGGGCGGAACCGCGATCAGCGCCTACGAGTTCGACCAGGCCCTGCGCGAGCAGCAGGATCGTCTGCGCGCCAATGCCGGCGGCCAGCTCGATCGCGCGCTGCTGGAGTCGGCCGAGCTGCGCCGGGCGGTGCTCGACAATCTGGTCAACCAGCGCGTGCTCGCCTTGTACGCGGCGGAAAACCGCTTTGTGGTCACGCCGCAGCAGCTGCAGGAGACCATCACCGCGGTGCCGGCGTTCCAGGAGGAGGGGCGCTTTTCGCTGCAGCGCTACGAGGCGGTGGTGCGCGCCCAGGGCATGACGCCGGCGAGCTTCGAGGCCCGCCTCGCCCAGGACGTGCGCGTGCAGCAGATCGTGACCGCGCTCGGTGATGCCGGCCTGGTGCCGAAGGCTTCGGCGCAACGTTTCATGAATGCTCAGCTCGAGGAGCGCAAGGTCCGCGAACTGCGCTTCCCGGTCGCGCGCCTGGCCGCCGATATCGCCGTTGCGGACGAGGAGGTCACCGCCTTCTACGAAGCGAATCCGGCGCGCTTCGAGCGTCCTGCGCGGCTGCAGGCCGAATACCTGGTGTTCGACCGGGCTGCGGTGGAGCGTCGGGTCGAGGTCGGCGAGGATGCGGTCCGCGCTTTCTACGAAGGCAATCCGGAGCGTTTCGGCGTTGCCGAAGAGCGTCAGGCCCGCCACATCCTGCTCGCGCTCGAAAGCGGGGCCGACGAGGCGACGGTGGAAAAGGTCATGGGCGAGGCGCGCGCGCTCGTCGATACGCTGCGCAGCGACCCATCCCGCTTTGCCGACATCGCCCGTGACAAGTCGCAGGACCCGGGTTCGGCCGGGCGTGGCGGTGACCTCGGCTTCTTCGGCCGCGGGATGATGGTGGGCGCGTTCGAGGATGCGGTGTTCGCTCAGGAAAAGGGCCGGATCGGCGATCCGGTGCGCAGTGAGTTCGGCGTCCATATCATCCAGGTCACCGACATCAAGCCGGCCGCGGTGAAGCCCTTCGACGAGGTTCGCGAGGAGATCCGCGCCGAGCTGCGAGCGCAGGAAGCCGGCCGCCGCTTCGCCGAGCTGGCCGAGCAGTTCGCCAATACGGTGTACGAGCAGCCCGACAGCCTGGCGCCGGCGGCGGAGGCGCTCGGCCTGGAAGTTCGAAGCAGCGACTGGATCTCGCGCAGCGGAGGCAGTGAGCCGTTCGCCAACGAGCGCCTGCTCGAAGCCGTGTTCTCCGACGATGCGGTGAAAAACGGACGCAACACCGAGGCCATCGAGGTCGGAAACGGGACCTTGGTGTCGGCCCGGGTCAAGGTCTTCGAAGCGGCCCAGCGCCTCCCGCTCGATGAGGTGCGCGCGCGCATCGTCGACGAGCTGCGCCGTGAGCGCGGCCAGCGCCTGGCCGCCGAGCAGGGCGCGCAGACGCTCGCCCGGCTGCAGCAGGGCGAGCCAGCGACGGCCGCCTGGAGCGAGGAGCGGAGCTTGCAGCGCGGCGCTCCGGGCTTGCCGGCGGCGGCCATGCAGGCGGTGTTCTCCGCGCCGTCGACGGCGCTGCCCGCCCATGTCGGCGTCAGCCTGGCCGAAGGAGACTACGTCATCTACCGCATCGAGGCGGTCGAGCGTCCGCAGATCGCGGCGGACGATCCGCGCATCGGCGCGGTCGCCGCGCAGTACGGACAACTGCTCGCGGCGCGCGATTTCGGTGCTTTCCTGGCCTCGCTGCGCCAGCGCTACGAGGTCGAGATCAAGCCCGCGGCGCTTCAGCCCCAGCAGTCCCAGTAA
- the fabI gene encoding enoyl-ACP reductase FabI, protein MGFLAGKRILITGLLSNRSIAFGIAKAMHREGAELAFTYQNERFRDRVAKMASEFGSELIFPLDVQDDAQLNELFEQLGRHWDGLDGLVHSIAFAPSEALEGDFLDGLTREAFRISQEVSTYSFPALAKAARPLMKGRNGALLTLSYLGAVRTMPNYNIMGLAKASLEASVRYLAVTLGPEGTRANAISAGPIKTLAASGIGSFGKLLSFNEHNAPLRRNVTIEEVGNAAAFLCSDLASGITGEVMYVDGGFNTTALGNAAPLPQ, encoded by the coding sequence ATGGGCTTTCTCGCCGGCAAACGAATCCTCATCACCGGGCTGCTGAGCAACCGTTCGATTGCGTTCGGCATCGCCAAGGCCATGCACCGCGAAGGCGCGGAGCTCGCTTTCACCTACCAGAACGAGCGTTTCAGGGACCGCGTCGCCAAAATGGCGAGCGAATTCGGCAGCGAGCTGATCTTCCCCCTCGACGTCCAGGACGATGCCCAACTCAACGAATTGTTCGAACAGCTCGGCCGGCACTGGGACGGGCTCGACGGCCTGGTTCATTCGATCGCCTTTGCTCCCAGCGAAGCCCTCGAAGGCGATTTCCTCGACGGCCTGACCCGCGAAGCCTTCCGCATCTCGCAGGAAGTGAGCACCTACAGCTTCCCGGCGCTGGCCAAGGCCGCCCGCCCGCTGATGAAAGGCCGCAACGGCGCGCTCCTGACCTTGTCCTACCTGGGCGCGGTACGCACCATGCCCAACTACAACATCATGGGTCTGGCCAAAGCCAGCCTGGAAGCCTCGGTGCGCTACCTTGCCGTCACCCTCGGCCCCGAAGGCACCCGCGCCAACGCCATCTCCGCCGGCCCGATCAAGACCCTGGCGGCCTCCGGGATCGGCAGCTTCGGCAAGCTGCTGTCGTTCAACGAGCACAACGCGCCGCTGCGCCGCAACGTGACGATCGAGGAAGTCGGCAACGCCGCCGCGTTCCTGTGCTCGGATCTCGCCAGCGGCATCACCGGCGAGGTGATGTACGTCGACGGCGGCTTCAACACCACCGCGCTGGGCAACGCCGCGCCTCTGCCGCAGTAG
- a CDS encoding ABC transporter substrate-binding protein gives MAAVFLGGCGSAWNDPYPARERGANILYTAFTERPKHLDPVQSYSEDEASFLYQIVEPPLQYHYLKRPYVLEPATADGMPALRRYDRSGRELAAGADAAAVARTVVEVRIRSGILYQPHPAFAVREDGRPRYLDLEPGDLRAVRGLGDFAATGTRALEAGDYVYQIKRLADPRLHSPIFELMAEYLPGLKTLQAELAAALRLQEGGDGAEPASPWLDLRRFELPGVEVVDRRTYRITLQGAYPQFLYWLSMPFFSPVPPEADRFFSQPGMAERNLTLDWWPIGTGPYMLVENNPNARMVLARNPNYRTDPYPCEGEPGDAEGGLLADCGKAMPFVDRVVFSREREGIPYWNKFLQGYYDASGVSSDNFDQAVTLTSQGEVSLSEEMEARGIRLLTSVSPSIFYLGFNMLDPLVGGGASNADREKARKLRQAISIALDMEEFVSIFLNGRGLPAMSPLPPGIFGARAGRAGMNPTVYEWRDGEGADGGRPQRRSLEVARRLLAEAGWPNGRHAQSGEPLVIHLDTTPGGLGDKARSDWLAKQFRELGVQFVVRPTDFNRFQDKVRQGNAQLFFFGWNADYPDPENLLFLLHGPQGKVRFNGQNAANYENPEYDALFERMKAMPDGPARQRIIERMVALLQHDAPWVFGFHPMSYSLQHGWVENRKPGAMVRNTMKYQRIDVERRAAARAQWNRPVLWPLALLVLLLAALVAPALIHWRRREAATAAPAGAGEGGGGR, from the coding sequence CTGGCGGCGGTGTTCCTCGGGGGCTGCGGTTCGGCGTGGAACGATCCCTATCCGGCGCGCGAGCGCGGGGCCAATATCTTGTATACCGCGTTCACCGAGCGCCCCAAGCATCTGGACCCGGTGCAGTCCTACAGCGAGGACGAGGCGAGCTTTCTGTACCAGATCGTCGAACCTCCGCTGCAGTACCACTACCTGAAGCGCCCTTACGTGCTCGAGCCGGCGACGGCCGACGGCATGCCGGCGCTGCGCCGCTACGATCGCTCCGGGCGCGAGCTTGCCGCCGGCGCCGACGCGGCGGCGGTCGCCCGCACGGTGGTCGAGGTGCGCATCCGCTCCGGCATTCTCTACCAGCCGCATCCGGCCTTCGCCGTCCGGGAGGATGGCCGCCCACGCTACCTGGATCTCGAACCGGGCGATCTGCGCGCGGTTCGCGGGCTGGGGGATTTCGCCGCGACCGGCACGCGCGCGCTGGAGGCCGGCGACTACGTCTATCAGATCAAGCGTCTCGCCGATCCGCGCCTGCATTCGCCGATTTTCGAGCTGATGGCCGAGTACCTGCCCGGGCTGAAGACGCTGCAGGCCGAACTGGCCGCAGCCTTGCGCCTGCAGGAAGGGGGCGACGGGGCGGAGCCGGCTTCGCCCTGGCTCGATCTGCGCCGCTTCGAGCTGCCCGGCGTCGAGGTGGTGGATCGCCGTACCTACCGCATCACCTTGCAGGGAGCCTACCCGCAGTTCCTGTACTGGCTGTCGATGCCTTTCTTCAGCCCGGTGCCGCCCGAGGCCGACCGCTTCTTCAGCCAGCCCGGCATGGCCGAGCGCAATCTGACCCTGGACTGGTGGCCGATCGGCACCGGCCCCTACATGCTGGTCGAGAACAACCCGAACGCGCGCATGGTGCTGGCGCGCAACCCGAACTACCGGACCGACCCCTATCCCTGCGAAGGCGAGCCGGGCGATGCCGAGGGCGGGCTGCTTGCCGACTGCGGCAAGGCCATGCCTTTCGTCGACCGCGTGGTGTTCTCCCGCGAGCGCGAGGGCATTCCGTACTGGAACAAGTTCCTGCAGGGGTATTACGACGCTTCCGGCGTCTCCTCGGACAACTTCGACCAGGCGGTGACGCTGACCAGCCAGGGCGAGGTCTCGCTGTCGGAAGAGATGGAGGCGCGTGGCATCCGCCTGCTGACTTCGGTGTCGCCGTCGATCTTCTATCTGGGGTTCAACATGCTCGATCCGCTCGTCGGCGGGGGGGCGTCGAACGCCGACAGGGAGAAGGCGCGCAAGCTGCGCCAGGCGATCTCGATCGCGCTCGACATGGAAGAGTTCGTGTCGATCTTCCTCAACGGCCGCGGCCTGCCGGCGATGAGCCCGCTGCCGCCGGGAATTTTCGGCGCGCGCGCAGGGCGGGCGGGGATGAACCCGACGGTGTACGAATGGCGCGACGGCGAGGGGGCGGACGGCGGACGGCCGCAGCGGCGCAGCCTCGAGGTCGCCCGCCGCCTGCTGGCCGAGGCCGGCTGGCCCAACGGCCGCCATGCGCAGAGCGGCGAACCGCTGGTGATCCACCTCGACACCACGCCCGGCGGGCTCGGCGACAAGGCGCGCTCGGACTGGCTGGCCAAGCAGTTCCGTGAACTCGGCGTGCAGTTCGTCGTGCGCCCGACCGACTTCAACCGCTTCCAGGACAAGGTCCGCCAGGGGAACGCGCAGCTGTTCTTCTTCGGCTGGAACGCCGACTATCCCGACCCGGAGAATCTGCTGTTCCTGCTCCACGGCCCCCAGGGCAAGGTCAGGTTCAACGGCCAGAACGCGGCCAACTACGAGAATCCCGAATACGACGCGCTGTTCGAGCGCATGAAGGCGATGCCCGACGGTCCGGCCCGGCAGCGGATCATCGAGCGCATGGTGGCACTGCTGCAGCACGATGCGCCGTGGGTGTTCGGCTTTCACCCGATGTCGTATTCGCTGCAGCACGGCTGGGTGGAGAACCGCAAGCCGGGGGCGATGGTGCGCAACACGATGAAGTACCAGCGTATCGACGTCGAGCGCCGCGCCGCCGCGCGTGCGCAGTGGAACCGGCCGGTGCTGTGGCCGCTCGCCTTGCTCGTCTTGTTGCTCGCCGCGCTGGTCGCGCCGGCGCTGATCCACTGGCGGCGGCGCGAGGCGGCGACCGCGGCGCCGGCTGGCGCGGGCGAAGGCGGGGGAGGGCGCTGA
- a CDS encoding ABC transporter permease translates to MLAYLLRRVLYAVPILIGVNLLTFVLFFVVNSPDDMARMQIGVKRATPEAIERWKAERGYDKPMFVNAEAHGSARFTETIFFDKSLRMFALEFGRADDGRDIGQEIRDRMGPSLAIAAPTFILGLLASISLALLLVFFRSTYLDFWGVVLCVAMMSISSLFYIIGGQWLVSKMWALVPISGYAPGLDAARFLVLPVLISVLAGIGSSARWYRTIFLEEISRDYVRTARAKGLSELAVLFRHVLRNALIPILTGVVVVIPLLFMGSLLVESFFSIPGLGSYTIDAINAQDFAVVRAMVFIGSVLYIVGLVLTDLSYTLVDPRVRLE, encoded by the coding sequence ATGCTGGCGTATCTGCTGCGCCGCGTGCTGTATGCGGTCCCGATCCTGATCGGGGTGAATCTGCTGACTTTCGTGCTGTTCTTCGTCGTCAATTCGCCCGACGACATGGCGCGCATGCAGATCGGCGTCAAGCGCGCAACGCCCGAGGCGATCGAGCGCTGGAAGGCCGAGCGCGGCTACGACAAGCCGATGTTCGTCAATGCCGAAGCGCATGGCAGCGCGCGCTTCACCGAAACGATCTTCTTCGACAAGTCGCTGCGCATGTTCGCGCTCGAGTTCGGCCGCGCCGACGACGGCCGCGACATCGGCCAGGAGATCCGCGACCGCATGGGGCCGTCGCTGGCGATCGCGGCCCCGACCTTCATTCTCGGCCTGCTCGCCTCGATCAGCCTTGCGCTGTTGCTGGTGTTCTTCCGCTCCACCTACCTGGACTTCTGGGGGGTGGTGCTGTGCGTGGCGATGATGTCGATCTCGAGCCTGTTCTACATCATCGGCGGGCAGTGGCTGGTGTCGAAGATGTGGGCGCTGGTGCCGATCTCGGGCTATGCGCCGGGGCTGGACGCGGCGCGCTTCCTCGTGCTGCCAGTGCTGATCAGCGTGCTCGCCGGGATCGGCTCGAGTGCGCGCTGGTACCGCACGATCTTCCTCGAGGAAATCTCCAGGGACTACGTGCGCACCGCGCGGGCGAAGGGCTTGTCCGAGCTTGCCGTGCTGTTCCGCCACGTCCTGCGCAACGCCCTGATCCCGATCCTCACCGGTGTCGTCGTCGTCATTCCGCTGCTGTTCATGGGCAGCCTGCTGGTCGAGTCCTTCTTCTCCATTCCGGGCCTGGGCAGCTACACGATCGACGCGATCAACGCCCAGGACTTCGCCGTGGTGCGGGCGATGGTGTTCATCGGCTCGGTGCTGTACATCGTCGGCCTGGTGCTGACCGATCTCTCCTATACGCTGGTCGACCCCCGGGTGAGGCTGGAATGA
- a CDS encoding ABC transporter permease, translating into MGFQPVLLWTDLLLFALLGVALLGALHAHRQPPLRAAWRKVGRRPAGMAAATVLLVFVALGVLDSLHYRPQLPPLAALEGGTGAASAAVGSGAEIEGGEERRSAAAPPAAVYSTEVLSLLDALLAPLRVHTEKTYSAPFAWTLYQREIVHLEDGRQIRDYPRLAHGSAHLADPEAERADDIATRMLAALGQALLAWGGGVALLVGLIRRGSGQGWGEAARALAAGRTVLAWRAALLTLGIVVLVAALCLHLAPAYHVLGTDKVGQDVLYLALKSVRTALVIGTLTTLVMLPFAVALGIAAGYLGGWVDDAVQYVYTVLNAIPGVLLIAAAVLMMQVVIDTHPQWFDTAAERSDARLLALCLILGITSWTGLARLLRGETLKLRELEYVQAARAFGVGTPVILRRHILPNVMHIVTIALVMDFSGLVLAEAVLSYVGIGVDPTTISFGTMINMARAELAREPMVWWSLAAAFVFMFVLVLAANLFADVVRDAFDPRR; encoded by the coding sequence ATGGGCTTCCAGCCGGTGCTGTTGTGGACCGACCTGCTGCTGTTCGCGCTGCTCGGCGTTGCGCTGCTGGGCGCGCTGCATGCGCACCGCCAGCCGCCGCTGCGCGCGGCCTGGCGCAAGGTGGGTCGGCGCCCTGCGGGGATGGCGGCGGCGACTGTGCTGCTCGTCTTCGTCGCGCTCGGCGTGCTCGACAGCCTGCACTACCGTCCGCAACTGCCGCCGCTGGCCGCGCTCGAAGGGGGCACGGGTGCGGCTTCGGCGGCGGTCGGAAGCGGGGCGGAAATCGAGGGCGGGGAGGAACGCCGGAGTGCGGCGGCGCCGCCCGCTGCGGTGTATTCGACCGAGGTGCTGTCGCTCCTCGACGCCTTGCTGGCGCCGCTGCGCGTGCACACCGAGAAGACCTATTCGGCGCCGTTCGCCTGGACCCTGTACCAGCGTGAAATCGTGCACCTGGAAGATGGCCGGCAGATCCGCGACTACCCCCGCCTCGCGCACGGCAGCGCTCATCTCGCCGATCCGGAGGCGGAGCGTGCCGACGATATCGCCACCCGGATGCTGGCCGCGCTGGGCCAGGCGCTGCTCGCCTGGGGCGGGGGCGTCGCCCTGCTCGTCGGCCTGATCCGGCGCGGCAGCGGCCAGGGCTGGGGCGAGGCCGCACGCGCCCTGGCCGCAGGGCGCACGGTGCTCGCCTGGCGTGCGGCGCTGCTCACGCTGGGCATCGTCGTGCTTGTCGCTGCGCTCTGCCTGCATCTTGCGCCGGCGTACCACGTGCTGGGGACCGACAAGGTCGGGCAGGACGTGCTCTACCTGGCACTCAAGAGCGTGCGTACCGCGCTCGTGATCGGCACCCTGACGACGCTGGTGATGCTGCCGTTCGCGGTGGCGCTGGGAATTGCCGCGGGCTATCTCGGAGGCTGGGTCGATGACGCCGTGCAATACGTGTATACGGTGCTGAACGCGATTCCCGGCGTGTTGCTGATCGCGGCGGCGGTGCTGATGATGCAGGTCGTCATCGACACCCACCCGCAGTGGTTCGACACCGCCGCTGAGCGCTCGGATGCGCGCCTGCTGGCGCTGTGCCTGATCCTCGGCATCACCAGCTGGACCGGTCTCGCCCGCCTGCTGCGGGGCGAGACGCTGAAGCTGCGCGAGCTGGAGTACGTCCAGGCCGCGCGTGCCTTCGGGGTCGGTACGCCGGTCATCCTGCGCCGCCACATCCTGCCCAACGTCATGCATATCGTGACGATCGCGCTGGTGATGGATTTTTCCGGGCTGGTGCTGGCCGAGGCGGTGCTGTCCTACGTCGGCATCGGAGTCGATCCGACCACGATCAGTTTCGGCACCATGATCAACATGGCACGCGCCGAGCTGGCCCGCGAACCCATGGTGTGGTGGTCGCTGGCGGCGGCCTTCGTGTTCATGTTCGTGCTGGTGCTGGCGGCGAACCTGTTCGCGGATGTCGTCCGTGATGCGTTCGACCCCCGCCGCTAG
- a CDS encoding protein adenylyltransferase SelO, which yields MRELKFDNRFVHELPGDPESGRHVRPVHEACYSRVDPLPVRAPALLAWSREVGELLGLDEADARSREFAEVFAGNRLLPGMEPYAACYGGHQFGNWAGQLGDGRAITLGEVINRRGERWELQLKGAGPTPYSRHADGRAVLRSSLREFLCSEAMHHLGVPTTRALSLVGTGEEVVRDMLYDGHPRPEPGAVVCRVAPSFIRFGSFEIFASRGEESVLEHLIDFTIARDFRELAGETDPALRRVRWFEEVCRRTAVMVAHWMRVGFVHGVMNTDNMSILGLTIDYGPYGWIDDFDPDWTPNTTDAFHRRYRFGEQPRIAHWNLWQLANAIYPVVRDVDALERGLALYAEVYEAEHRRLMREKLGLTRSVDGNEGGAGGADEALLGDLHRLLREGEMDMTLFFRRLAAFDPAAVQPGLFDDVFYDAARREASAGELERWLQRYAARLEGEGVAQALRSERMNRVNPLYVPRNYLAQQAIDAAETGDLSVLERWLEVLRHPYTEQPDGERFAGKRPDWARDKPGCSMLSCSS from the coding sequence ATGAGAGAGCTGAAGTTCGACAACCGCTTCGTCCATGAACTACCGGGCGATCCGGAAAGCGGGCGCCATGTGCGCCCGGTGCATGAGGCCTGCTACTCCCGCGTCGACCCGCTGCCGGTGCGCGCACCGGCGCTGCTGGCCTGGTCGCGCGAGGTCGGCGAGTTGCTTGGCCTCGATGAAGCGGACGCGCGCAGCCGCGAGTTCGCCGAAGTATTCGCCGGCAACCGCCTGCTGCCCGGCATGGAGCCATACGCCGCCTGCTATGGCGGCCACCAGTTCGGCAACTGGGCGGGGCAGCTCGGCGACGGGCGGGCGATCACCCTCGGCGAAGTGATCAACCGCCGCGGCGAGCGCTGGGAACTGCAGCTCAAGGGCGCAGGCCCCACGCCGTATTCGCGCCATGCCGATGGGCGCGCGGTGCTGCGCTCCTCGCTGCGCGAATTCCTCTGCAGCGAGGCGATGCATCACCTGGGCGTGCCGACCACGCGCGCGCTGAGCCTGGTCGGTACCGGTGAAGAGGTGGTGCGCGACATGCTCTACGACGGCCACCCCCGTCCCGAGCCGGGCGCGGTGGTGTGTCGGGTGGCGCCTTCCTTCATCCGTTTCGGCAGCTTCGAGATCTTTGCTTCGCGCGGCGAGGAAAGCGTGCTCGAGCACCTGATCGACTTCACCATCGCACGCGATTTCCGCGAGCTGGCGGGCGAGACCGATCCCGCCCTGCGCCGGGTGCGCTGGTTCGAGGAAGTGTGCCGGCGCACCGCGGTGATGGTCGCGCACTGGATGCGGGTCGGCTTCGTGCACGGCGTCATGAACACCGACAACATGTCGATCCTCGGCCTGACGATCGATTACGGCCCCTATGGCTGGATCGACGACTTCGACCCCGACTGGACGCCGAATACCACCGACGCCTTCCACCGCCGCTACCGCTTTGGTGAACAGCCCCGGATCGCGCACTGGAACCTGTGGCAGCTGGCCAATGCGATCTATCCGGTGGTCCGGGATGTGGATGCGCTCGAGCGCGGGCTCGCACTCTATGCCGAGGTGTACGAAGCCGAGCATCGCCGCCTGATGCGGGAGAAGCTCGGGCTGACACGGTCGGTGGACGGGAACGAGGGCGGGGCCGGCGGTGCGGATGAAGCGCTGCTGGGCGATCTGCATCGCCTGCTGCGGGAAGGGGAGATGGACATGACGCTCTTTTTCCGCCGCCTGGCTGCGTTCGATCCCGCGGCGGTGCAGCCGGGGCTGTTCGACGATGTCTTCTACGATGCGGCCCGGCGTGAGGCGAGTGCCGGCGAGCTGGAGCGGTGGCTGCAGCGCTATGCAGCGAGGCTTGAGGGGGAGGGGGTTGCGCAGGCGCTGCGCAGTGAGCGCATGAACCGGGTCAATCCGCTCTATGTGCCGCGCAACTACCTTGCGCAGCAGGCGATCGACGCCGCCGAGACCGGGGACCTGTCCGTGCTCGAGCGGTGGCTTGAAGTGCTGCGCCACCCTTATACCGAGCAGCCGGACGGCGAACGCTTTGCCGGGAAACGCCCGGATTGGGCGCGCGACAAACCCGGCTGCTCGATGCTGTCGTGCAGCTCCTGA
- a CDS encoding Crp/Fnr family transcriptional regulator: MSSVALRQPVEGTYHLRKIAPPVCVRDALAEIPILRAAGAQTLDLLADGAEFVSVPSGNSIFERESLPTGLFLVYSGAVRLMALGPDGRARVVEIFEPGGMFGELGVFTGQRYRTWTQAVGRTVLIHVPCERVVQAVAIDNPLSNRMLSAVCARIQRLVDSIGCTSSGGAAARVASYLLELDERAARPEGPLVLPAPKNTIASLLNLTPETLSRVLRNMSDEGVLTVSGRRIRIRSRAQLRRMTAADPGAAAG; encoded by the coding sequence GTGTCCAGCGTCGCCCTCAGACAACCCGTCGAAGGGACTTATCACCTGCGCAAGATCGCTCCGCCGGTCTGCGTTCGCGACGCGCTGGCCGAAATTCCCATTCTGCGCGCCGCCGGGGCGCAAACGCTGGATCTGCTCGCCGATGGTGCCGAGTTCGTATCGGTGCCCTCGGGAAACTCGATCTTCGAGCGCGAATCCCTGCCGACCGGCCTCTTCCTGGTCTATTCGGGCGCCGTCCGCCTGATGGCGCTCGGGCCGGATGGGCGCGCGCGCGTGGTCGAGATCTTCGAGCCGGGAGGGATGTTCGGTGAACTCGGCGTGTTTACCGGTCAGCGCTATCGCACCTGGACGCAGGCAGTCGGGCGGACGGTGCTGATCCATGTCCCGTGCGAGCGCGTCGTGCAGGCGGTGGCGATTGACAATCCGCTGTCGAACCGCATGCTGTCTGCGGTGTGCGCGCGCATCCAGCGCCTGGTCGATAGCATCGGCTGCACTTCTTCGGGCGGCGCGGCGGCGAGGGTCGCCTCCTATCTGCTCGAACTCGACGAGCGTGCCGCGCGCCCCGAGGGCCCTCTGGTCCTGCCGGCGCCGAAGAACACCATCGCGTCCCTGCTCAACCTGACGCCCGAAACCCTGTCGCGCGTACTGCGCAACATGAGCGACGAAGGCGTATTGACCGTGAGCGGGCGGCGCATCCGGATTCGCAGCCGCGCCCAGTTGCGCCGCATGACCGCCGCCGACCCAGGGGCCGCAGCCGGCTGA
- a CDS encoding MFS transporter, with translation MSTFAFTVCFAAWMLFAVIGIPIKEILALNETQFGLLAATPVLTGSLIRLPLGMLTDKYGGRIVFFVLMLCTVLPIYLISHSTEYWHFLVAGLFVGLAGGSFSVGIAYCARWFERQNQGFAMGVFGAGNSGAALTKFVAPALVVAFGWQVVPQVYAVAMLVTALAFWFFSYDDPEHRVHSSVTFRDQLRVLKDPRVWKYCQYYSIVFGGYVGLALWMTKYYVAEFGLGLEVAALLAACFSLPGGVLRAVGGWLSDKYGAHKVTWWVMWVSWICLFLLSYPHTEFSIRTVNGVRSFEIHHNVWFFTLLMFIVGVAWAFGKASVFKYISNEFPRDIGAVSGIVGLVGGMGGFLLPIMFGALLDLTGVRSSAFMLLYGVTWVSLIWMYLTEVRRADVLDGHEIAQQPAKA, from the coding sequence ATGAGCACTTTCGCATTTACGGTTTGCTTTGCGGCCTGGATGCTGTTTGCGGTGATCGGCATTCCGATCAAGGAAATCCTCGCGCTCAACGAAACCCAGTTCGGTCTGCTGGCGGCGACGCCGGTGCTCACCGGCTCGCTGATCCGCTTGCCGCTCGGCATGCTGACCGACAAGTACGGCGGGCGCATCGTGTTCTTTGTGCTGATGCTGTGCACCGTGCTGCCGATCTACCTGATCTCGCACAGCACCGAGTACTGGCATTTCCTCGTCGCCGGTCTGTTCGTCGGTCTCGCCGGCGGCTCCTTCTCGGTCGGGATCGCTTATTGCGCGCGCTGGTTCGAGCGCCAGAATCAGGGCTTCGCGATGGGGGTCTTCGGCGCCGGCAACTCGGGGGCGGCGCTCACCAAGTTCGTCGCTCCGGCACTGGTGGTCGCCTTCGGCTGGCAGGTCGTTCCTCAGGTGTATGCGGTGGCGATGCTGGTCACCGCGCTCGCGTTCTGGTTCTTCTCCTACGACGATCCCGAGCACCGCGTTCATTCGTCGGTGACCTTCCGCGACCAGCTTCGGGTGCTGAAAGACCCCAGGGTGTGGAAATACTGCCAGTACTACTCCATCGTGTTCGGCGGCTACGTCGGGCTCGCGCTGTGGATGACCAAGTACTACGTTGCCGAATTCGGCCTGGGACTCGAGGTCGCGGCATTGCTCGCGGCCTGCTTCTCGCTGCCGGGCGGCGTGCTGCGCGCCGTGGGGGGCTGGCTGTCGGACAAGTACGGTGCGCACAAGGTGACCTGGTGGGTGATGTGGGTGTCGTGGATCTGCCTGTTCCTGCTGTCCTATCCGCATACCGAGTTCTCGATCCGTACGGTCAATGGCGTGCGCAGCTTCGAGATTCACCACAACGTGTGGTTCTTCACCCTGCTGATGTTCATCGTCGGTGTGGCCTGGGCGTTCGGCAAGGCTTCGGTGTTCAAGTACATCTCCAATGAGTTTCCGCGCGACATCGGCGCCGTCTCCGGCATCGTCGGTCTGGTGGGCGGCATGGGCGGCTTCCTGCTGCCGATCATGTTCGGCGCGCTGCTCGATCTGACCGGGGTGCGCTCGAGCGCCTTCATGCTGCTCTATGGCGTGACCTGGGTTTCGCTGATCTGGATGTATCTCACCGAAGTTCGCCGTGCCGACGTGCTCGATGGTCATGAGATCGCGCAGCAACCGGCCAAGGCCTGA